One segment of Arthrobacter sp. MMS18-M83 DNA contains the following:
- a CDS encoding FAD-dependent oxidoreductase, which yields MGQTYKSTSRKGEVTARNVVLATATPMLNRGLYFAKLRPNRSYAAALRLPEGMSPPPGMYLSAEPPTRSLRDYPVPDGGRLLLVGGFGHAGGRAPSTQVHVDELLGWAQRYYPGAEVTHTWSAQDYQATNLMPFFGRFPRGRGKILFGTGYNK from the coding sequence ATGGGCCAAACCTACAAGTCCACGAGCAGGAAGGGTGAGGTCACCGCCCGCAACGTGGTGCTCGCCACCGCGACACCCATGCTGAACCGCGGGCTCTACTTCGCCAAGCTGCGGCCCAATCGCTCCTATGCCGCCGCACTGCGCCTGCCAGAGGGCATGAGCCCGCCACCGGGGATGTACCTTTCAGCCGAACCTCCCACACGCTCTCTGCGGGACTATCCAGTGCCCGACGGCGGGAGGTTGCTTTTGGTGGGCGGGTTCGGGCACGCGGGTGGCCGGGCGCCGTCCACGCAGGTTCACGTGGACGAGCTGCTCGGCTGGGCCCAACGGTACTATCCGGGCGCCGAGGTGACGCACACGTGGTCGGCCCAGGACTACCAGGCCACCAACCTCATGCCGTTCTTTGGCAGGTTCCCCCGGGGCCGGGGCAAGATCCTGTTCGGCACCGGCTACAACAAGTGA
- the rfbA gene encoding glucose-1-phosphate thymidylyltransferase RfbA has product MRGIILAGGTGSRLHPITHGISKQLVPVYDKPMIYYPLSTLILAGIRDVLIITTPHDAEQFQRLLGDGSQFGINLSYVQQPSPDGLAQAFTLGADHIGDDNVALVLGDNIFYGQGLGTQLHRYSEIDGGAVFGYWVKDPKAYGVVEFDLDGSAISLEEKPEQPKSNYAVPGLYFYDNEVVEIARNLKPSARGELEITDVNRTYLDRGKLQVEVLPRGTAWLDTGTFDDLNDASNFIRTVEHRQGLKVGSPEEVAWRAGFLSDDELRVRAELLVKSGYGAYLLDLLESRQPDPNAGVLL; this is encoded by the coding sequence ATGCGAGGAATCATCTTGGCTGGGGGAACTGGTTCGCGCCTGCATCCGATTACCCACGGCATTAGCAAGCAACTTGTCCCTGTCTACGACAAACCGATGATCTACTACCCACTGTCGACTTTGATCTTGGCCGGCATTCGGGACGTCCTGATTATCACAACTCCCCACGACGCAGAGCAGTTTCAGCGACTGTTGGGCGATGGCTCCCAGTTCGGCATCAATCTAAGCTACGTCCAGCAGCCTTCTCCCGATGGCTTGGCTCAGGCTTTCACGCTTGGGGCAGACCACATTGGAGATGACAACGTCGCGCTGGTTCTAGGAGACAACATCTTCTACGGCCAAGGCTTGGGCACGCAACTGCATCGATACTCCGAAATCGACGGCGGGGCAGTGTTTGGCTACTGGGTAAAGGATCCCAAAGCCTACGGTGTAGTGGAATTCGACCTGGATGGCAGCGCGATCTCCCTTGAGGAAAAGCCGGAGCAGCCCAAGAGCAATTACGCGGTGCCGGGCCTCTACTTTTATGACAACGAAGTGGTGGAGATTGCGCGGAATCTCAAGCCGTCGGCGCGCGGAGAACTTGAAATCACGGACGTCAACAGGACGTACCTTGACCGCGGAAAACTCCAGGTAGAGGTTTTGCCTCGGGGAACGGCTTGGTTGGACACTGGGACCTTTGACGACCTCAATGACGCGTCAAACTTCATTAGAACCGTAGAACACCGGCAAGGACTGAAAGTGGGGTCCCCGGAAGAGGTCGCTTGGCGCGCGGGCTTTCTTTCGGATGATGAGTTGCGGGTCCGTGCCGAGCTACTTGTAAAAAGCGGCTACGGCGCTTACCTCCTCGATCTATTGGAATCAAGACAGCCCGACCCAAACGCGGGAGTCCTTCTCTAG
- a CDS encoding FAD-dependent oxidoreductase, protein MTSLWLDARGPDKDSPGATSPDEFTPGNSYDCVVVGAGITGLATALMLARAGSSVLVLEARHVGAVNTGNTTAKLSLLQGTTLSALRNQYPVDVVRAYVDANRAGQKWLLDYLEGRGVPFQYRDAYTFATTPAGADRLRAEAFVARAAGLNVKSTRETGLPFDVDDALRLANQAQFNPMDVLDALAADVRAAGGSIVEGVRVMDVRNGDPLAVVTRKGEVTARNVVLATATPMLNRGLYFAKLRPNRSYAAALRLPEGMSPPPGMYLSAEPPTRSLRDYPVPDGGRLLLVGGFGHAGGRAPSTQVHVDELLGWAQRYYPDAEVTHTWSAQDYQATNLMPFFGRFPRGRGKILFGTGYNKWGMTNGVAAALDVVSDITGSGQLPWARTIHHRVTGPRGAASTISFNLETQQQNFRDKAALKKKPAITEETHPAEGTGVTGLFHGKPAAICTVDGVVCRVSAECAHLGGILHWNDAEKSWDCPLHGSRYSAAGKLLEGPATHNLFKLQ, encoded by the coding sequence ATGACTTCTCTGTGGCTGGACGCGCGCGGGCCGGACAAGGACTCCCCCGGTGCAACAAGCCCCGATGAATTCACTCCTGGAAACAGTTACGACTGCGTGGTGGTCGGCGCCGGCATCACGGGCCTGGCCACGGCGCTCATGCTGGCACGGGCGGGAAGCAGTGTGCTGGTCCTTGAAGCCCGGCATGTCGGCGCGGTCAACACCGGAAACACCACCGCCAAGCTGAGCCTGTTGCAGGGCACCACCCTGTCTGCGCTGCGTAACCAGTATCCGGTGGACGTGGTCCGGGCCTACGTTGACGCGAACAGGGCGGGCCAGAAGTGGTTGCTCGACTACCTCGAGGGGCGGGGTGTGCCTTTCCAGTATCGGGATGCCTACACATTCGCCACAACCCCGGCAGGCGCGGATCGGCTCCGCGCGGAAGCCTTCGTGGCCCGGGCTGCCGGACTCAACGTCAAGTCCACCCGGGAGACGGGGCTGCCGTTCGACGTCGACGACGCCTTGCGGCTTGCGAACCAGGCGCAGTTCAACCCGATGGATGTGTTGGACGCGCTAGCCGCCGATGTCCGGGCGGCCGGTGGAAGCATCGTGGAGGGCGTGCGCGTCATGGACGTCCGGAACGGCGATCCCCTGGCAGTGGTCACCAGGAAGGGTGAGGTCACCGCCCGCAACGTGGTGCTCGCCACCGCGACACCCATGCTGAACCGCGGGCTCTACTTCGCCAAGCTGCGGCCCAATCGCTCCTATGCCGCCGCACTGCGGCTGCCAGAGGGCATGAGCCCGCCACCGGGGATGTACCTTTCAGCCGAACCTCCCACACGCTCGCTGCGGGACTATCCAGTGCCCGACGGCGGGAGGTTGCTTTTGGTGGGCGGGTTCGGGCACGCGGGTGGCCGGGCGCCGTCGACGCAGGTTCACGTGGACGAGCTGCTTGGCTGGGCCCAACGGTACTATCCGGACGCCGAGGTGACGCACACGTGGTCGGCCCAGGACTACCAGGCCACCAACCTCATGCCGTTCTTCGGCAGATTCCCCCGGGGCCGCGGCAAGATCCTCTTCGGCACCGGCTACAACAAGTGGGGCATGACCAATGGTGTTGCAGCGGCGCTGGACGTCGTTTCTGATATCACCGGCAGCGGTCAGCTCCCGTGGGCACGGACCATCCACCACCGGGTCACGGGTCCGCGCGGCGCCGCGTCCACGATTTCGTTCAACCTAGAGACACAGCAGCAGAACTTCCGGGACAAGGCAGCCCTGAAGAAGAAGCCGGCCATCACGGAGGAAACCCACCCCGCCGAAGGCACAGGCGTCACGGGACTTTTCCACGGGAAACCGGCGGCGATCTGCACCGTGGACGGTGTGGTGTGCCGGGTGTCCGCGGAATGCGCGCACCTGGGCGGTATCCTGCATTGGAACGACGCCGAGAAGTCCTGGGACTGCCCACTGCATGGTTCCCGTTATTCGGCTGCGGGGAAGCTGCTGGAAGGGCCGGCGACGCACAATTTGTTTAAGCTGCAGTAG
- a CDS encoding EAL domain-containing protein, whose translation MSTQKPSFLALTNAMHASPGFVAARRDELGGLRSQVLEIIDEVLADSSQATDAVREQLRRHVAAHPGHPEEALLKHLSSLRTQQPGTDVPDTTAPASQVDEDSSQHATTRLEAVLRDHMLMTAFQPVFDLTTGTVVGVEALTRFVSDGGDPANYWFAEAEDTGLRTDLEFAALESALMAALDLPSQLFVALKLSDAVCLDPRLPALFDQTPVAPDRVILEISGHFPPEQAASLDAAVGPLRSAGVRLSIENTGSYFASVRHIHRLKPEMIKLDPRLTTGLSQDPLRQEIVEAEVGFAREIGAVLTAQHIETSAELTTIAGLGIRVGQGYHLGRPSVQPSEWATWGGRAGHLIFPSGTGRARRA comes from the coding sequence ATGTCGACGCAGAAGCCGTCTTTTCTTGCTTTGACCAACGCCATGCACGCCAGTCCGGGGTTCGTGGCGGCTCGCCGCGACGAGCTCGGTGGGCTACGCAGCCAGGTCCTGGAAATCATCGATGAAGTCTTGGCGGACTCTTCGCAGGCAACGGATGCTGTGCGTGAACAACTTCGCCGGCATGTTGCAGCCCATCCGGGGCATCCGGAAGAGGCGCTGCTGAAACACTTGTCTTCGCTCCGGACGCAACAGCCCGGCACGGATGTTCCGGACACAACTGCCCCGGCCTCGCAGGTGGACGAGGATTCGTCGCAGCATGCCACCACGCGGCTCGAGGCGGTACTCAGGGACCACATGCTGATGACCGCCTTCCAGCCCGTTTTCGACCTCACTACGGGTACCGTGGTGGGCGTCGAGGCCTTGACGCGCTTCGTCAGCGACGGTGGAGACCCTGCCAACTACTGGTTCGCAGAAGCCGAGGACACCGGGCTCCGCACAGATCTTGAATTCGCGGCGCTGGAGTCGGCACTTATGGCGGCGTTGGATCTGCCATCCCAGCTTTTCGTGGCGTTGAAGCTTTCCGATGCTGTCTGCCTGGATCCGCGCCTTCCTGCACTTTTCGATCAAACTCCGGTGGCGCCGGACCGTGTGATCCTGGAAATCTCCGGGCACTTCCCCCCGGAACAGGCCGCTTCGCTCGACGCGGCGGTGGGGCCGCTGCGCAGCGCCGGCGTGCGCCTGTCAATCGAAAATACGGGTTCCTACTTCGCTTCGGTCCGCCATATTCATCGGCTCAAGCCGGAGATGATCAAGCTGGACCCGAGACTGACCACGGGTCTCAGCCAGGATCCCCTCCGCCAGGAAATCGTCGAGGCGGAGGTCGGGTTCGCGCGGGAGATCGGGGCGGTCCTGACCGCTCAACACATCGAGACCAGCGCCGAACTCACCACGATTGCCGGGTTGGGAATAAGGGTCGGACAGGGCTATCACCTTGGGCGGCCCTCGGTCCAACCCAGCGAATGGGCCACCTGGGGCGGGCGCGCAGGCCATCTCATCTTCCCAAGTGGTACCGGCAGGGCCAGGCGGGCCTGA
- a CDS encoding MBL fold metallo-hydrolase, with protein sequence MSAWLEVGPDNYVLETEGCLLNTGLVIGTERAMVIDTGCGPRQGRQILAAVREKTQLPLVVVNTHAHYDHYFGNAIFADDGVTEFWGHVNCAATIDDDGDHQRRFVAATEPEMASGKGDAVEIVIPNAIVKDQPVLVDLGGLTATLFYLGRGHTDGDLLVGTPSTLFAGDLVEQGAHPSFEDSYPEDWADVLRHISALRHRYEFLIPGHGKPCSDQFVKTMADTMSTAVRQARQSIRDTPSDATKAIPVLPYGPEQSRWFIKRLQETQAHH encoded by the coding sequence ATGTCAGCATGGCTCGAAGTCGGCCCGGACAACTACGTGCTGGAGACCGAGGGTTGCCTGCTCAACACGGGCCTCGTGATAGGCACGGAACGAGCCATGGTGATCGACACCGGCTGCGGCCCCCGTCAAGGCCGGCAGATCCTCGCCGCTGTCCGCGAAAAGACCCAGCTGCCGCTGGTAGTCGTAAACACCCACGCCCACTACGACCACTACTTCGGTAACGCCATTTTTGCCGACGACGGCGTCACGGAGTTCTGGGGGCACGTCAACTGTGCAGCCACAATCGACGACGACGGCGACCACCAGCGCCGCTTCGTCGCCGCCACGGAACCGGAGATGGCCTCGGGCAAGGGCGACGCCGTCGAGATCGTCATACCCAATGCGATCGTCAAGGACCAGCCCGTCCTGGTTGACCTGGGCGGCCTGACCGCCACCCTGTTCTACCTGGGCCGCGGCCACACCGACGGCGACCTCCTGGTAGGCACGCCCAGCACCCTCTTTGCCGGCGACCTCGTGGAACAAGGGGCCCACCCATCGTTCGAGGACTCCTACCCGGAGGACTGGGCGGACGTCCTGCGGCACATCTCGGCCCTGCGCCACCGCTACGAATTCCTGATCCCCGGCCACGGAAAGCCCTGCAGTGACCAGTTCGTGAAGACCATGGCCGACACAATGTCCACAGCGGTACGGCAAGCGAGGCAGTCGATCCGGGACACGCCGTCGGACGCTACTAAAGCGATCCCGGTGCTTCCCTACGGACCCGAACAATCACGCTGGTTCATCAAGCGGCTCCAGGAAACGCAGGCGCACCACTAA
- a CDS encoding cation transporter, translating into MTSPDVNTTPTADSGILLRRGLRLEYATLAWNVIGLGVLAAAAIQAGSPALAGFGLDSLIEIFASVVVVWQLKGAHKEREAPAMRLIGTAFAVLGAYLLIQLAIVFATGVRPGTSAPGIAWTALTFVVMLALAWGKIRTGRSLGNPVLRAEGKVTLVDAYLAGAVLAGLALNALFGWWWADPLAGVVIIYYALLEAGHAFNHATP; encoded by the coding sequence ATGACCAGTCCGGACGTCAACACAACCCCAACCGCAGACTCCGGGATATTGTTGCGCCGCGGCCTTCGTCTGGAATACGCGACCCTGGCCTGGAACGTGATCGGCCTCGGAGTACTGGCCGCCGCCGCCATTCAGGCCGGTTCCCCTGCGCTGGCCGGTTTCGGCTTGGATTCCCTGATCGAGATCTTCGCGTCGGTGGTAGTGGTGTGGCAGCTCAAGGGCGCCCACAAGGAGCGCGAAGCTCCCGCGATGAGACTGATAGGGACGGCTTTCGCCGTTTTGGGCGCCTACCTGCTCATCCAGTTGGCCATTGTGTTTGCCACAGGCGTCCGCCCTGGCACCTCAGCTCCGGGCATCGCATGGACGGCCCTGACCTTCGTGGTCATGCTCGCCCTTGCGTGGGGCAAGATCCGCACCGGGCGCAGCTTGGGCAATCCGGTGCTCCGCGCGGAAGGGAAAGTGACCCTTGTGGATGCCTATCTGGCCGGCGCGGTCCTGGCCGGGCTCGCCCTTAACGCCCTGTTCGGCTGGTGGTGGGCCGATCCCCTGGCCGGCGTCGTGATCATTTACTACGCTCTCCTTGAGGCCGGCCACGCCTTCAACCACGCCACCCCTTAG
- a CDS encoding DeoR/GlpR family DNA-binding transcription regulator has protein sequence MSSSTSPPLIPEQRHQEILRLLRREGVLSIRSLTESMNVSHMTIRRDITALEDAGHVLSVQGGVRLAEGTSQEPPRERESRAQLELPRKKAIAELASQFVEDDMVLFLDAGTTCQSVVPYLGARKNITVVTNDFYVVTSLFAYPNVETIHTGGVVDVSSASSSGRMAADAIKHINIDLFFMSTGAWSLSRGVTTPSMDKVEMKLAALESASRCFLLADSTKFGTFAKFRVAPIEQLDAVVTDDELAQDTQENIQELGVTVHVAAANASGR, from the coding sequence TTGAGTTCGTCAACATCACCTCCCCTGATCCCGGAGCAGCGCCATCAGGAAATCCTTCGCTTGCTTCGCCGCGAGGGGGTGCTGAGCATCCGCAGCCTCACGGAATCCATGAACGTCTCCCACATGACTATCCGGCGCGACATCACAGCCCTCGAGGATGCCGGGCATGTGTTGTCGGTCCAAGGAGGCGTGCGTTTGGCGGAGGGGACCAGCCAGGAACCTCCCCGGGAGAGGGAATCCCGGGCGCAGCTGGAGCTGCCGCGGAAAAAAGCAATCGCCGAGCTTGCGTCCCAGTTCGTCGAGGACGACATGGTTCTGTTCCTCGACGCCGGTACAACTTGCCAATCCGTGGTCCCCTATCTCGGCGCCCGGAAGAACATCACGGTGGTCACCAACGATTTTTACGTCGTCACGTCTTTGTTCGCGTACCCGAACGTTGAGACCATCCACACCGGCGGCGTGGTGGATGTTTCCAGCGCCTCAAGCTCGGGCCGCATGGCAGCCGACGCCATCAAGCACATCAACATCGATCTGTTCTTCATGAGTACGGGCGCGTGGAGCCTGTCCCGCGGCGTCACCACGCCGTCCATGGACAAGGTGGAAATGAAACTGGCCGCGCTCGAGTCAGCGTCGCGCTGCTTCCTGCTGGCGGACAGCACCAAGTTCGGAACCTTTGCGAAGTTCCGGGTGGCGCCGATCGAGCAACTAGATGCCGTTGTCACCGACGACGAACTGGCGCAAGACACCCAGGAGAACATCCAGGAATTGGGCGTCACGGTGCACGTCGCGGCAGCGAACGCCTCCGGACGCTAG
- a CDS encoding ArsR/SmtB family transcription factor: protein MSLELTPVQAVACCSPLSREPLSESEAEGIVPLLKALGDPVRLRLMSLVASHEGGEACVCDLNDAFELSQPTISHHLKVLHEAGLLEREKRGVWVYYRARTDALENLAALIGGKSR, encoded by the coding sequence ATGTCTTTGGAGTTAACGCCCGTCCAGGCGGTGGCGTGTTGTTCGCCGCTATCCAGGGAACCGCTCTCGGAATCGGAAGCCGAGGGGATTGTGCCGCTGCTGAAGGCGCTAGGCGATCCGGTGCGGCTGCGGCTGATGTCCTTGGTGGCGTCTCACGAGGGCGGCGAAGCCTGCGTGTGCGATCTGAACGACGCCTTTGAGTTGTCCCAGCCGACCATCAGCCACCACCTGAAGGTCCTGCACGAAGCCGGGCTGTTGGAGCGGGAAAAGCGAGGCGTCTGGGTCTACTACCGTGCACGCACCGACGCCCTGGAAAACCTTGCCGCCCTCATCGGGGGAAAGAGCCGGTGA
- a CDS encoding aquaporin, giving the protein MSVLRRKIVAEFVGTAFLVMAVVGSGVMASRLSPNDVGLQLLENSIATGAALVALILALQPVSASFNPVVTLVERALGILDTPTTLALIAAQFAGGLAGTVIANLMFGLDAVTLSTHERAGTGLWLGEIIATVGLFLVIFGTVRSGRAERVAFAVGGYITAAYWFTSSTSFANPAVTVARTITDTFAGIAPASAPAFILAQLLGGAAGFFLIRALYPAIPVLAAAALAAPAAPAPAVATADRKVLS; this is encoded by the coding sequence GTGAGCGTGCTGAGACGGAAGATAGTGGCGGAGTTCGTAGGCACCGCCTTCCTGGTCATGGCCGTGGTCGGGTCCGGCGTCATGGCCTCGCGACTGTCCCCGAACGACGTCGGACTGCAGCTTCTGGAGAACAGCATCGCCACCGGCGCCGCGCTGGTGGCGTTGATCCTGGCCCTGCAACCGGTCTCGGCATCCTTCAATCCCGTGGTCACGCTGGTGGAACGGGCGCTCGGGATCCTGGACACGCCCACCACACTGGCACTGATCGCCGCCCAGTTCGCCGGCGGCCTGGCCGGGACCGTGATCGCCAATCTGATGTTCGGTCTCGACGCCGTGACGCTCTCCACGCATGAACGTGCGGGGACAGGGTTGTGGCTTGGCGAGATCATCGCCACCGTCGGGCTGTTCCTGGTGATCTTTGGCACCGTTCGTTCCGGTCGCGCCGAAAGGGTGGCTTTCGCCGTCGGCGGCTACATCACGGCCGCCTACTGGTTCACCAGTTCCACCAGTTTCGCCAACCCCGCAGTGACCGTGGCCCGGACCATCACTGACACCTTCGCCGGCATCGCTCCGGCCTCCGCCCCGGCGTTCATCCTCGCCCAGCTGCTGGGCGGCGCCGCAGGATTCTTCCTGATCCGTGCTCTGTACCCAGCCATACCCGTCTTGGCCGCGGCCGCCTTGGCCGCGCCCGCAGCGCCCGCGCCCGCCGTGGCGACGGCCGATCGAAAGGTCCTCTCATGA
- a CDS encoding arsenate reductase ArsC, whose amino-acid sequence MSTETIKKPSVLFVCVHNAGRSQMAAAFLTTLAEGRIEVRSAGSEPADKVNPAAVEAMAELGIDMSAEIPKVLTTEAVKESDVVITMGCGDECPYFPGKRYEDWVLEDPAGQGIEAVRPIRDEIKARIEDLIESLTPAAK is encoded by the coding sequence ATGAGCACTGAAACCATCAAGAAACCGTCCGTTCTCTTCGTCTGTGTCCACAACGCTGGCCGTTCCCAGATGGCCGCGGCGTTCCTCACCACGCTGGCCGAGGGGCGGATCGAGGTCCGTTCCGCCGGGTCCGAGCCTGCAGACAAGGTCAACCCCGCCGCCGTCGAAGCCATGGCCGAGCTGGGCATCGATATGTCCGCCGAGATCCCCAAAGTCCTCACCACCGAGGCCGTGAAGGAATCCGACGTCGTGATCACTATGGGCTGCGGAGACGAGTGCCCGTACTTCCCTGGCAAGCGCTACGAGGACTGGGTCCTTGAAGACCCGGCCGGCCAGGGCATCGAGGCCGTCCGTCCGATCCGCGACGAGATCAAGGCGCGCATCGAGGACCTCATCGAGTCCCTCACTCCCGCAGCCAAGTAG
- a CDS encoding DinB family protein has protein sequence MDPGREATVAGYRRARRELASWLETATAADLQRKSNGTRWTNEELLFHMVFGYMIIRALLPLVRFISRLPRSWSRGFAAALNAATGPFDVVNYWGSVAAATVYNRHRMGRKLEKTITALARRLERETPESLARSAPFPTRWDPFFTADMTLTDTYAYATQHFDFHAKQLSLRSPHPS, from the coding sequence ATGGATCCGGGCCGGGAAGCAACCGTCGCCGGATACAGGCGTGCCCGCCGGGAGCTGGCCAGTTGGCTGGAGACCGCGACGGCAGCCGATCTGCAACGCAAGAGTAACGGAACCCGCTGGACCAATGAGGAACTGCTCTTCCACATGGTCTTCGGATACATGATCATCCGGGCGCTTCTGCCATTGGTCCGGTTCATCAGCCGTTTGCCCCGCTCCTGGAGCAGGGGCTTCGCTGCCGCTTTGAACGCCGCCACAGGTCCGTTCGACGTCGTGAACTATTGGGGATCCGTTGCCGCCGCCACGGTCTATAACCGGCACCGGATGGGCCGGAAACTCGAAAAGACGATCACCGCGCTGGCCCGCCGACTCGAACGCGAAACGCCGGAATCCCTGGCCCGGTCCGCGCCCTTTCCCACCCGGTGGGATCCCTTCTTCACAGCTGACATGACGCTGACCGACACCTACGCCTATGCCACACAGCATTTCGACTTCCACGCCAAGCAGCTGAGCCTCCGGTCGCCGCACCCCTCTTAA
- a CDS encoding bifunctional 4-hydroxy-2-oxoglutarate aldolase/2-dehydro-3-deoxy-phosphogluconate aldolase codes for MLTKFEVLETIVRTGALLIARLDSADEAYRVSEAAIEGGIRAVEVPLTVPGALGVIERLADKYGDQGIVIGAGTVLDAEAAFAAISAGARLLVSPQFNPKMIAAGNRYQAVTASGAFTPTEVVNTLEAGADIIKLFPAELGGPSYVKTILAPLPQAPIMPSGGVTPANVGAWFDAGVTAVGVGSFVTKAARNDGDYGLVARAAQTFLAAIEEARR; via the coding sequence ATGTTAACCAAATTCGAAGTACTAGAGACCATCGTCCGCACCGGCGCCTTGCTGATTGCCCGCCTGGACAGTGCCGACGAGGCCTACCGCGTATCTGAAGCTGCCATCGAGGGCGGCATCCGTGCAGTGGAGGTCCCGTTGACTGTTCCCGGAGCCCTGGGAGTCATCGAGCGGCTTGCCGACAAATACGGGGACCAAGGCATCGTGATCGGTGCCGGGACCGTGCTCGACGCAGAGGCCGCCTTCGCAGCCATCTCAGCGGGTGCGCGGTTGCTGGTCAGCCCGCAATTCAACCCCAAGATGATCGCTGCAGGAAACCGCTACCAAGCCGTCACTGCCAGCGGAGCGTTCACCCCCACGGAGGTCGTCAACACCCTGGAAGCCGGGGCGGACATCATCAAGCTGTTCCCCGCTGAACTGGGCGGGCCTTCATACGTCAAGACCATCCTTGCGCCACTGCCGCAGGCACCCATCATGCCTTCCGGCGGAGTGACCCCCGCGAACGTCGGCGCCTGGTTCGACGCCGGTGTGACCGCCGTCGGCGTGGGAAGTTTTGTGACAAAGGCGGCCCGGAACGACGGCGACTACGGACTCGTTGCCCGCGCTGCACAGACCTTCCTCGCAGCGATCGAGGAAGCCCGGCGCTAG
- a CDS encoding MFS transporter, whose translation MSQASADIDTTDTKPLHRVRIRWYLVALLVIGGIVNYLDRNNLSIANTTIAKEFGLNALQMGLLLSAFSWPYAIANLPAGYLVDKYGPKRMFAWAAGLWSIISMLSALANSFGFLYAARVALGISESPFFTSGLKVADRWFNKTERALPVSIVNTGSQIANAIAPPLLTFLLLTMTWRGMFIVIGALGVIVALVWLRVYRDPTLKEQFLIKGAEFEEQSKPKEKQAGWGELLKQKNTWFMVLGAFGIFYTVWVYLTWLPSYLQTARGFSLSQSGWLAALPFLCGIIGVLTGGVISSRAIRRGIPTITARKLPIVGGALLAAAAVLPVAYVDNSALAIVLLSVGYFAAQVPIGVLWTLAADIAEPTQVASLGAIQNFGGFLGAALAPIVTGFILTETGGNYTFVFLIGGVLLVVGALSYGFFVKDRRATVTA comes from the coding sequence ATGAGCCAAGCATCAGCAGATATTGATACCACGGACACCAAGCCCCTACATCGCGTGAGAATCAGGTGGTACCTGGTAGCTCTGCTGGTCATCGGCGGGATCGTGAACTACCTCGACCGAAACAACCTCAGCATCGCGAACACCACGATTGCCAAGGAATTCGGCCTCAATGCGCTCCAAATGGGGCTGTTGCTCTCGGCATTCTCATGGCCGTACGCCATCGCCAACCTGCCGGCCGGCTACCTCGTGGACAAATACGGTCCCAAGCGCATGTTCGCCTGGGCGGCCGGGCTCTGGTCGATCATCTCGATGCTCTCCGCCCTCGCCAACTCCTTCGGCTTCCTGTATGCCGCCCGCGTGGCGCTGGGTATCTCCGAATCCCCGTTCTTCACCTCCGGGCTGAAGGTCGCCGACCGCTGGTTCAACAAGACAGAGCGCGCCCTGCCGGTCTCGATCGTCAACACCGGCTCGCAGATTGCCAACGCGATTGCCCCGCCGCTGCTGACCTTCCTCTTGCTGACCATGACCTGGCGTGGCATGTTCATCGTCATCGGCGCACTCGGCGTGATCGTCGCCCTCGTATGGCTCCGCGTCTACCGTGACCCCACGCTCAAGGAACAGTTCCTCATCAAGGGTGCCGAGTTCGAAGAGCAGTCCAAGCCCAAGGAAAAGCAAGCCGGCTGGGGCGAACTGCTCAAGCAGAAGAACACCTGGTTCATGGTGCTCGGCGCGTTCGGCATCTTCTACACGGTGTGGGTCTACCTCACTTGGCTCCCGAGCTACCTGCAGACCGCCCGTGGCTTCAGCCTCAGCCAGAGTGGATGGCTCGCAGCCCTTCCGTTCCTCTGCGGAATCATCGGTGTGCTGACCGGCGGCGTGATCTCCAGCAGGGCCATCCGCCGCGGCATTCCTACCATCACCGCCCGCAAGCTCCCGATCGTCGGAGGCGCACTCCTCGCAGCCGCAGCCGTCCTGCCCGTTGCCTACGTTGACAACTCCGCTCTGGCCATCGTCCTGCTCTCTGTCGGTTACTTCGCCGCCCAGGTTCCGATCGGTGTCCTCTGGACGCTGGCGGCGGACATCGCAGAACCCACGCAGGTTGCATCCTTGGGCGCCATCCAGAACTTCGGCGGCTTCCTCGGTGCGGCACTCGCCCCGATCGTCACGGGCTTCATCCTTACCGAGACCGGCGGCAACTACACCTTCGTCTTCCTGATCGGCGGAGTCCTGCTGGTGGTGGGTGCACTCTCCTACGGTTTCTTCGTCAAGGACCGCAGGGCCACAGTCACGGCCTAG